The Lysobacter gummosus sequence CCCGCGATCTGCTCGGCGAAGCGCTGGCCGAACTCGAAGGCGGCGCCGGCGGCGTGATCACCTCCACCGGCATGTCCGCCATCACCCTGGTGCTGCATGCTTTCCTCAAGCCCGGCGACCGCATCGTGGTGCCGCACGACGGCTACGGCGGCAGCTGGCGCCTGTTCAACGCACTGGCCGCCAAGGGCGCGTTCGAGCTGATCACCGCCGACCTCACCGATCCGCGTTCGCTGACCGAAGCGCTGGCCACCGATCCGGCCGTGGTCTGGATCGAAACCCCGTCCAACCCGCTGCTGCGCATCACCGACCTGCGTTTTGTGATCGAAGCCGCGCAGGCCAAGGGCGCGCTGACGGTGGTGGACAACACCTTCCTGTCGCCGGCGTTGCAGCGTCCGATCGCGTTCGGCGCCGATCTGGTCGTGCATTCGACGACCAAGTACATCAACGGCCACAGCGACGTCGTCGGCGGCGCGGTGGTGGCCAAGACCGCCGAACATCACCAGCACCTGACCTGGTGGGCCAACGCGCTGGGGCTGACCGGTTCGCCGTTCGACGCCTTCCTGACCCTGCGCGGCCTGCGCACGCTCGATGCGCGCCTGCGCGTGCACCAGGAAAACACCCAGGCCATCGCGGCGTTGCTCGACAACCATCCGGCGGTGCGCGTGGTGCATTACCCGGGTCTGGAGTCGCACCCGGGCCATGCGCTCGCCGCGCGCCAGCAGAAGGGCTTCGGCGCCATGCTCAGCGTCGAGATCGACGGCGGCGTGGACGCGGTGCGCGCCTTCGTCAACGGCCTGACCTGCTTCACCCTGGCCGAGTCGCTCGGCGGCGTGGAAAGCCTGGTCGCGCATCCGGCGACCATGACCCACGCGGCGATGTCTGCCGAAGCGCGCGCCGCCGCCGGTATCGGCGATGGTCTGCTGCGCCTGTCGGTCGGCATCGAGCACGTCGATGACCTGATCGCCGACCTGGAAGCCGCGCTGGAACGCGCGAGCGCGGTGGTGGCCACGGCGGCGCGCGTCAAACGATGAACGTCGCGGCCGGCGTTGCGCATTCGGACACCTTGCAAGCGCTGGCGCCGCACGAGCGCGGCCGCGCGACGCGGGCGCCGGCGCGGGTGGCCCTGCTCGGCACCGGCACGGTCGGCGGCGCGGTGATCGCGCGCCTGGCCGCGTGGCGCGATGCGCCGCTGGGCCAGCGGCTGTCGTTAGTGCACGTGGCCAATTCGCGTCGCGCCGTGGTCGGCGAGGACGGAATCGCCGCGGACGCGGCGGTGTCGGCCCTGGCCGGCTCGGCGCGCGCCAGTTCGCTGGACGAAGTCGCCTTCGCGTTGGACGGCGAGGGCGCGCGCGTGGTGATCGACGCCACCGCCAGCGAAGCGGTCGCCGAACGTCATCCGCAGTGGCTGGCGCAAGGCATTCACGTAGTCACCGCGTGCAAGATCGGCCAGGGCACTTCGCTGGCGCGCTGGCGCGCGATCCGCGAGGCCTGCGCGCTGGGCGGCAGCGGATACGGCGACAGCGCCACGGTCGGCGCCGGCCTGCCGTTGCTGCGCAGCCTGCGCGAATTGCAGAACGGCGGCGATCGCATCCACGCCATCGCCGGCGTGTTGTCGGGTTCGCTGGCATGGCTGTTCAACAATTACGACGGCATGCGCGCGTTCTCGGCGCTGGTGCGGCAGGCGCGCGACGCCGGCTACACCGAGCCGGACCCGCGCGACGATCTGTCCGGCGAAGACGTGCGGCGCAAGCTGCTGATCCTGGCGCGCGCCTCGGGCGTGGCGCTGGATGCGGGCGAGGTCGAAGTCGCCTCGCTGGTGCCGGCGGAACTGGCGATCCTGTCCAAGGACAGCGTCGATGCGGCCTTGCCCGCGCTCGATGCGCCGCTGCGCGAGCGCTATGCGCAGGCCTACAAGAACGGCGAGAAACTGCGCTTCATCGCCCGCCTGGAGCGGGGCGAGGACGGCCGCGCCACGGCCAAGGTCGGGCTGGAGTCGCTGCCCGGCGATCATCCCCTGGCCGGCGGCGCCGGCACCGACAACAAGGTCGCGATCTGGTCGGATCGTTACCGCACGCAGCCGCTGGTGATCCAGGGGCCGGGCGCGGGCGCGGAAGTCACCGCGGCCGGGTTGCTCGACGACGTATTGCGACTGGTCGGCTGAACGTCTCGCGGCCGTTGCCGACCTTTGGCCCGAGCCGGCAACCGCCGGCGCTCGGTGCCTGATCGCGACCTGGGTCACAGCGCTCCGGCCGTGATCGGATGGCGCCCCGGCGCCATCGTGATCGCGTCACCTCGGCACCGCCCCTGCGATGCCCGGCACAAGCGATTACGACCGTGGTCACTTCGTGTCCATACCCGCGGCACACAGCGTGATATCCGGCATTATTCGGTTACACGATCGCACTGGAATGCCGTCGCCGCTGCGGTCACACTCGGGCGCTGGCGAGCGATTCCCGCTCGCCCGACGCTCGCAGGCGCGCATGAAAACGATCCGATGGCCTTGGTTGGCGCTGCTGCTGATTTCGCTGTGCGGCTGTGCGCGCATGTTCGATCCCAAGCACGATTTCGATCGCAGCCCCGAGCCCGGCGCGCCGGATTATCGCGACCCGCGCTTCTGGGCGGCGCTGCCGGACAAACGCGACGCCTCCGATTCCACGCCCCTGGGCATGCGCAATCGCCAGCACGACGCGCCCGTGGACGTGTTCTTCATCCACCCGACCACCTACTTCGCGCGCGCGCACTGGAACCAGCCGCTCGACGACGAAGACGCCAACCGCGGCACCGGCTTCACCCTGCGCGCGCAGGCCAGCGC is a genomic window containing:
- a CDS encoding O-succinylhomoserine (thiol)-lyase; the encoded protein is MSNHTYGAAYVSIDSTPTSTRNPCTAAVRAGIDRDAAHGAVTPPIVLSSNFSFAGFDQKRQYDYTRSGNPTRDLLGEALAELEGGAGGVITSTGMSAITLVLHAFLKPGDRIVVPHDGYGGSWRLFNALAAKGAFELITADLTDPRSLTEALATDPAVVWIETPSNPLLRITDLRFVIEAAQAKGALTVVDNTFLSPALQRPIAFGADLVVHSTTKYINGHSDVVGGAVVAKTAEHHQHLTWWANALGLTGSPFDAFLTLRGLRTLDARLRVHQENTQAIAALLDNHPAVRVVHYPGLESHPGHALAARQQKGFGAMLSVEIDGGVDAVRAFVNGLTCFTLAESLGGVESLVAHPATMTHAAMSAEARAAAGIGDGLLRLSVGIEHVDDLIADLEAALERASAVVATAARVKR